The following nucleotide sequence is from Mangifera indica cultivar Alphonso chromosome 1, CATAS_Mindica_2.1, whole genome shotgun sequence.
TTTCCCGACCAACTTATTTGAAGAAAGGTCTAAGGATTCCAGATCACTCATATTCCCAATAGATGGTGGGATACAACCTATTAGGTTGTTTTGAGAAAGATTGAGAAGACGAAGAGCATGAAGCTTCCCAATTACTTTTGGAATCTCTCCATGAAAATGATTATTTGAGAAATCAATGGTAGTGAAAACAGTGATAATTTTCACTAGTTGATAGTCAAATCCTTTCCAAGTTACCATCACAGAATCTTGATAATAATTCTCACCCATGTATTGCAACCTTCTCTCAGCTTCACCAAAGTCCATCATGGCattaagatttttgaaatacCTGGCTGGCAAGGAACCACTAATTGTGTTGTTTGAGAGATCAAAGATTCTCAACTTAGGAAAACAATTTTTGGTCTTAGAACAACCCCAATTAGAACCGTACAATTTGTTGGAACGAAGAACCAACACTTGTAGCTCTGGAAGATTTCCCAACCAATATGGGAATATGTCATTTATCTTGTTGTTTCCAAGATCAAGAACTTCCAGCTTTGAACAGTTGATCAATGATTGTGGAATTGACCCTTTCAATTCATTGCTATTGAAGTTAAGGGTCCTATAGTTGTTTCCCCTTGCAAATGTTCTTGGAATGGAGCCATTAAATCTATTCTTCCGTAGATCTAACACATGAAGACTACTGAAATTTCCTATGCATTCTGGAATGTTACCAGATAAACTGTTATTTGATAGATCTAAAATCTTAATGAAGCTCATACTACAGATCAAGTCTGGTATCTCCCCAGTCAAATTGTTGTTTGACAGTGAAATTAATCTCAAGTAAGGCTGTGAAATTGGAAGCGATCCCTGGAGCATGTTAGAATGAAGGTCTAGATATTGAAGATTTTTCCATGGAAGCTGGATTGTGCCTGTGAGAGAGTTGTGGGAAAGATTTAGCCAGGATAGAGTATCCTTTCCAATCTCTAACATCCAGTTTGGTATGTGACCATGGATTTTATTTTCAGAAAGATCTAGCTGAGACAAATGATCTAGTCTTCTTAAGAAACCTGGGAATTCACTGATGTTGCAAGCAGATAAATACAAAGATTCAAGTTGAGGAAATGATGAGTTGACATTGAATCCGGTAGTGATCACAGACAAATTGTTATGAGAAAGATCAAGGTACCAAAGGTTTTTGAGCTTTGAAAACATGTGAAACTCTGTAATACCACTTAAACTATTTGAAGAAAGATCAAGGTATTTTAGACTCACAAGTTCAGAGATTGAACTTGGGATTGGACCAGTTAATTGATTACTTGACAAGTAGAGATAAGAAAGATGCGATGAGTTAACAAAACAAACTGGAATTGGGCCAGTGAGTTGATTACTTGACAAGTCTAAAAACCGAAGTTGTgttaagttgaaaaaaaattcaggaAATTGACTAATAAAACTATTGTTCCAAAGatctaaaaaatgaagattgGTAAGGTTTGAAAGAAATGATGGTATTGGGCCAATGAGTTGATTACTTGACAAGCCTAAAAACTGAAGTTGTgttaagttgaaaaaaaattcaggaaattgaccaataaaattattgtacGAAAGAGATAAATCCAGTAGATTGGCAAGATTTGAAAGAAATGATGGTATTTGACCATTGAATTTGTTATATGAGAGACTCAAAGATGTAAGTTGTGTAAGGTTTCCAAGTATTGTAGGAACTGATCCTTGTAGAGTGCAATTCTCAAGAGACAATTCCCTCAAGTACAAGAGATTGCTGATTGAGTTCGGTAACTGTTCAAACATGCACATGTCGGAGACATACAAAGACTTAAGTGGTGTACTCCAATTACCTTTGGGAAGATGACCAGTCAAGTTGAAGTTACCTGCTAACCGAAGGATCTGCAGATTTGGTAGGCGAAAGACATCAACTGGAAAGTTCCCTTGCAATTTACAATACCATAGACTTAGATAAGTTAGAGAGGAAGATAGATTCTTCATCGAACTAGGCACGATGGAGGACATGTCCACACAATTAAGAACAAGGTCTTTTAACATCGTCAAATTCTGAACTAGCCTTTCAAAAACTGGTCTTTCAATTCTGACTGAAAATCTGTCAATCTCAAAATAGTATGAGGAGAAATCTAGTGTAACCAATTTTGACAAATGTGAGATTTCAAATGGAATATGAccactaaagtttgaaaatgagagATTCAGGTGTGTCAAACTGGTTATTCGACCAAAATCAGGGGAAATTTTAGAgagtttaaaattattgaaagctAGATTGAGTTTTTTCaattgaggaagaagaaaaaggctaGTGTTTGAAGGGATGTTTCCATAAAGCCAACTACAACTAAGGTCGAGCCCAATCACATGACCAGTCACTAAATCACATGCGACCCCATCCCAAGAGCAACAATCAATATCCTTTTTCCAAGACATCATTTTTGGATAAGAAATGACATGATTGTATTCACAATCGGAGGTAGAagtatttttgaaagaaaagagttGCTTGAATTGGAGTAATGCAGTAATCTGGTGATGAGAACAAAGTGTTGCACAAGTTTGAgaataaaagaggaaaaattggAGGAAGAGAAATTGGTAAGAGCATGTTAGACAACCCATCTTTGCTTAATTATGATGAAATCACAAGaagatgtatcattatatatataaaggaaaaatgGAGGGTCACTATATCAGCAACTAATTTAAAGTCTTGGTCAACCATATGTAAACTTCTTATAAATTACTGATGTCATTATCAAAGTGATATAGAACAAGTGCTTctcatttttatgtttcttttttttattttatttttcatttaatcatttattatggGCCCACTAAATGAAAGCCTTGGACCCATCAACCCACACACACTCAAATTATGCCATGCTTGCCCTCTAAATTTTGGGccccattttttttaataatttcttctttgttgaattaaatatatattttttcttttagaatgAGGGatggattcaaatcaaaccagcTCAATGTTGGAAGTCGACTTAGTTTAggtttatttaattcaaatttgagcaaAGTTTCAATTAAGAGAATCAAAtcgtttttaaaactaagtcaaatttgaacaagAGAGAGTTCAATTTGAGTAtgacttaaatttatgactcaaatttgagattcaaatttatgttttattaacaaaataatgttattttccttaatattgaataaataatattgttttgtaagATATCTTCAATCGAAATCACAAAGAGTTcaatatctttaattaaaagaaaaaaagatgatagTTCCTTATCTCTTAATATTGTTATCCTGTGTGGTTGTGtgcttaattattatatatgtataacttaGTATTTTCGTGGTTGTCTTATGTTTATTGTTATAACCATACTTTTATCATGCTTGGTAACCATTAGCTTCTATTAACAGATTGCATCTCTTTTTAAGGGTCTTGAATCATAGCCTTCTGATTGGCCCTTgtaattttggtcattttactTTAACCTGATAGATTTACGCAGAAGTAGGttctatataatatattaaataaattgaatttatggCTTTTTTTGCATGCCTGTTCATTTTTATGGATGGAGTGATGCCCAACtttttgtatatgaaaaattcaaCGCAGAAGGTTCAATTCATCTATGAACTTAAGAAGTATGGctgtaataattaattgaacaaaTTGTTTATTAAGTTATGTTGCCTGGATTggcaaaataaattattacttagctaccttatcaaaatttaatgtattttccCCTAGCATTTGGGGCAGCCTACTATTGTCAAAGAGGAAATAACTTTTCCAGAGTAAAGACTACTTCATAAATTATTGATTAGTCTTGGTCTTCACACACGTTCCAAGAAATTTCATTCAAGACTTTGAATAGTAAATATatctaaaaggccaaaagacttgttcccactcaAAGGTTTGATCAttgatgtaatttcaaattcttatcccaatttttaaaaacataaaatctcacttataagttaaatttgattaaaattctcaattatatataagggttatcattttaacaataatattttaaaatatatataatttattattatttttaatttaaaaaattaacaactttatccttgtataaaatttttcttttttaaaaagtcatattatGACTAATGTCATTTTTAAAGTGGTGCCAAAGAAATTAGATATGAAATCTCTTTATTTACCAGACTAACGGAGGTTGATTAAGATATATGTTATGCAGaagtttatgatatttaatgtctttttttttttttctttttaacttctcTGCTCAAACACATCGGTATAATTATTGAGACAAGCAAAATTACTGAGTCCATGTGCGTTGAGCACAACATATATTCATCCTTTTTCACAATTAGGCTGATGCGGCGAAGAATAGGGCACATGATTTCTCCAATAATGAAATCATTTGAGAGTATGTTCGAAAAATTTTGGAtggttaattattcaaaaatctgaaacttTGTACAACTCAAGTTTAAAGATAAGGTGAATATATATGTGGCTAATGATAATACTATGCTTTTAAAAGaccatttcctttttcttttgtgattATGATGCCAGTGAATATAAATTGTGAACGTCATGAATCAATACAACcataatattgtcaaaaaagggttaaaattttcttgaaaaagaaagagaaagttgagCGTGAAGATTGGGGTAGAGGtcttcttcaataatttaacaaGCACAAGTCTTGGTCTCACAACAAGCGAAGTAGATTGCATAAGTAGCGAGTTTAACATAAACTGTGAATCTGTgcttttcattttccctttccTATTTATCTAATTTGTTTCACGAAGAAAAACTCTTGTAGTGCTTGAGATAATCTATTTTGAATAGGCAGTCGTATGCTAAAGCAAATATCCAAATGATCACAGATGTTACGAAAGAGAACACAGATTGGCTACAATATGATAAATCCCAACCCCATATAATTCACACTCGAGGGAAATTTCATATTAATGAGTGAGACAAAGGAGAATAGTTGTTGAATAACAGTAGTCTTGGTTATGCACTACCTATTCTCCACTAGGCAATGCATGACCAAGACTTTAATGGAGTGGTTCTTCCTAGTGGATGACTAAGACTTGGTTTTATAAGTAAGTCACTAGTCAAAATTCATGCAATTAAGTTATGGCATCTCCACTGCACGATATAAGATTTACTGGAATTAGCATAAGGCCAACTTAATGTAATATTTTCACACTGGTTAAGAGGATtgaacatttttatatattgaaagcAAGTCATGCGgggaaaggaaaaataaatgcTAATAATAATAGCCAATGTGTTGCACGTTgttacttgtttttttttttcaaagaatcattatgtattttcaaaatttttctgtttacattacatttttcttcttatttgattgaatttgtgATTTCAGGCAAATTGTCTGTGAAAATCATCATTCTTGTGAACTTGATAAGAAAATGTAAACTCATGTATTGCTTAATCTCACTTTCTcttgttcaaatatatattgaacctatatataatactataataTGGCCACACTACTGCATGCtgctatattatatgaatataaatgggaaaacaatatttgaaggaatcaaattatcatttttttttctattaaaataattgaacttTCAAGTTCTTCTATTAAAGGtatcatatttttagattttcccATTTAAGAGATTAAAcgttcattattttttattgaaggtaTCAAACTAATTGTCTTacttccaaaacaaaacaaaacaaataatattaattgtgtTTATAAGATACCTTcaattagaattataaaaaggtcaatatcttaaattaaaaaaaaaaagtaataatttgatatatctcaATGTTGTTATCAAAGTAAAGGAAAAAATCACCTAGTATGACTACACCATGGTGATGCTAAAGCTAAATTATTATACAAACTACTCTCCAACATTTTTTCCTTGGAAAGAGTAGATAACTTTTTCAAAGTAGGGACTACTTCATGAATTATTGATTAGCCTTGTTCTTCACATATACATTCCAAGAAATATATTTAGGACTTGGAATAGTCAATATatctaaaaggccaaaagacttgttcccacccaagctttgaTATAATTCCAAACCCCCACCTACCATctttaaaaaacccaaagtccCAACTATGAgtcaaatttagttaaaattctcaattagatttaagagcaaaatcataattttaataataatattaaaaaaatataatttattataattgcccccataagttttaaaaattaacaacttcacctTAACGtaaagttttttagttttgaaaagtcacatttctGCCGCttcccccaaacctagggttttttttcttcacctctttAGCCACCATCTCTATCTCCGACGACCTCCCCTTTTTACCCTATACCGTCACTATATCTTCATCTCTTCACCTCTCTAGCCACGAAACTCGTCATCCAGACTATTTTTGTGGAAAGAGTAAACACCTTTCTTGGAGTAAGGACTACTTCATGAATTATTGATTAGCCTTGGTCTTCACATATACATtccaaaaaatattatttatgatttggAATAGTCAATATatctaaaaggccaaaagacttggtcccacccaaggttcgaTATAGTTCCAAACTCCTACCTACCAACTTTAAGAAACCTAAAGTCCCAATCATGagttaaattctattaaaattctcaattagatataagggtaaattttttattttaacaataatatttaaaaaataatttattataattctcccctaggttttaaaaactaaaaacttcaCCCCTATTTTCACCCTAAACCATtgttgtttttgtcttttcaccTCTCCAGCCATGAAACTCATCGTCTAGATGATTTTCATGGAAAAAGTAAATACCTTTCTTGGAGTAAGGACTAGTTCATGAATTATTGATTAGTCTTGGTCTTCACATATATATTGCAAGAAATATCATTTAGTACTTGGAATAGTCAATTTatctaaaaggccaaaagacttgttcccacccaaggtttgatgtaattccaAACCTGCACCTaccaactttaaaaaacctaaagttCAAATcataagtcaaatttttttaaaattttcaattaaatataagagtaaaattatcattttaaccataatattaaaaatacataatttattataatttctccttaggttttaaaactaacaactttacttttgtctaaaatttttcaattttgaaaagtcacatttctCCCCCCTCCCTACAGGGCCCAAAGTCCCACCTACCGACTTTAAGAAACCCAAAGTCCCAattataagtcaaattttattaaaattctcgattagatataaagataaaatcttcattttaataataatattaaaaaaatataatttcttataattctctcccaaattttaaaaactaacaacttcacccctaTTTCCACCTTATACCATTGTCGTCTTTGTTTCTTCACCTCTCCAGCCATGAAACTCGTTGTCTAAATGATTTTCATGGAAAGAGTAAATACCTTTCTTGGGGTAAGGACTACCTCATGAATTATTGATTAGTCTTGGTCTTCACGTATACACTCCAAGAAATATCATTTAGGACTTGGAATAGTCAATATatctaaaaggccaaaagacttgttcccacccaaggtttgatgtgaTTCCATACCCCCACCTAccaactttaaaaaacccaaagttCAAATCATGAGTcgaattcttttaaaattttcaattagatatAAGAGTCAAATTgccattttaacaataatattaaaaatatataatttattatgattccttcttaggttttaaaaactaacaactttgcTCTTGCCTAAAATTTTTCGGTTTTGAAATGTCACATCCCCTCCGGCacaaacctaaggttttttcttCACCTATTTGGCTGCCATCTCCATCCTCGACCACCTCTCCTTTTCACCTTAAATCGCCGCCGTCTTTGTCTCTTCACCTTTGTGACCATGAAACTCGTCGTCTAGACGATTTTCATGGAAAAAGTAAATACCTTTCTTGGAGTAAGGACTACTTCATGAATTATTGATTAGTCTTGGTCTTCACATATACATTCCAAGAAATATCATTTAGGACTTGGAATagtcaatatataaaaaataaacctacTTTGTCTATGTTAATTATAAGACAATAACAAAGATTGTAAGTCTTGGTCTACTATCTAGAAAAGCAATATTGTCTATGTTAATTTCCATTCTCCCCTCTCCAACCATGAAACTCGTTGTCTAAACGATTTTCATGGAAAGAGTAAATACCTTTCTTGGAGTAAGGACTATTTCATGAATCATTGATTAGTCTTGGTCTTCACGTATACACTCCAAGAAATATCATTTAGGACTTGGAATAGTCAATATatctaaaaggccaaaagacttgttcccacccaaggtttgatgtgaTTCCATACCCCCACCTACCAACTTTAAAAACCCAAAGTTCAAATCATGAGTcgaattcttttaaaattttcaattagatatAAGAGTCAAATTgccattttaacaataatattaaaaatatataatttattatgattcctccttaggttttaaaaactaacaactttgcTCTTGCCTAAAATTTTTCGGTTTTGAAATGTCACATCCCCTCCGgcccaaacctaaggttttttcttCACTTGTTTGGCTGCCATCTCCATCCTCAACCACCTCTCCTTTTTACCCTAAATTGCCGCCGTCTTTGTCTCTTCACCTTTGTGACCATGAAACTCGTCGTCTAGACGATTTTCATGGAAAAAGTAAATACCTTTCTTGGAGTAAGGAAATGACTACTTCATGAATTATTGATTAGTCTTGGTCTTCACATATACATTCCAAGAAATATCATTTAGGACTTGGAATagtcaatatatcaaaaataaaccTACTTTGTCTATGCTAATTATAAGACAATAACAAAGATTGTAAGTCTTGGTCTACTATCTAGAAAAGCAATATTGTCTATGTTAATTTCCATTCTCACATCCCAtctagtttgttttgttttatacGGGAAAAAAATTCTTGTAGTGCGTGAGATAATCCAATTTGAACAGGTAAGTTGCAGACAAAAGCAAAAGCCCAAATGATCATAGATACTGAGAAAGAGCACATAGATTGGCCATAATATGATAAGGTTGATATGTGTATGGTTATCATTATTTGTTtcctttgtatttattttttgagtcAAAGGTCAGATCCTGTGACTGCAAATA
It contains:
- the LOC123197828 gene encoding receptor-like protein 6, producing the protein MSWKKDIDCCSWDGVACDLVTGHVIGLDLSCSWLYGNIPSNTSLFLLPQLKKLNLAFNNFKLSKISPDFGRITSLTHLNLSFSNFSGHIPFEISHLSKLVTLDFSSYYFEIDRFSVRIERPVFERLVQNLTMLKDLVLNCVDMSSIVPSSMKNLSSSLTYLSLWYCKLQGNFPVDVFRLPNLQILRLAGNFNLTGHLPKGNWSTPLKSLYVSDMCMFEQLPNSISNLLYLRELSLENCTLQGSVPTILGNLTQLTSLSLSYNKFNGQIPSFLSNLANLLDLSLSYNNFIGQFPEFFFNLTQLQFLGLSSNQLIGPIPSFLSNLTNLHFLDLWNNSFISQFPEFFFNLTQLRFLDLSSNQLTGPIPVCFVNSSHLSYLYLSSNQLTGPIPSSISELVSLKYLDLSSNSLSGITEFHMFSKLKNLWYLDLSHNNLSVITTGFNVNSSFPQLESLYLSACNISEFPGFLRRLDHLSQLDLSENKIHGHIPNWMLEIGKDTLSWLNLSHNSLTGTIQLPWKNLQYLDLHSNMLQGSLPISQPYLRLISLSNNNLTGEIPDLICSMSFIKILDLSNNSLSGNIPECIGNFSSLHVLDLRKNRFNGSIPRTFARGNNYRTLNFNSNELKGSIPQSLINCSKLEVLDLGNNKINDIFPYWLGNLPELQVLVLRSNKLYGSNWGCSKTKNCFPKLRIFDLSNNTISGSLPARYFKNLNAMMDFGEAERRLQYMGENYYQDSVMVTWKGFDYQLVKIITVFTTIDFSNNHFHGEIPKVIGKLHALRLLNLSQNNLIGCIPPSIGNMSDLESLDLSSNKLVGKIPGQLTKLNFLGFLNLSKNHLSGPIPRDNHFDTFPNNSYDGNLALCGFPLSNTCETYKKIAQLLLKSDDGESSNGFGWKAVLIGYGCGMVLGVTKGYLVFSTRKPLWVIRIVEGRQPGKGRRLYNKRGRST